The sequence AACAGAGAGTAACTTCAGTATGAGAGAACAAACTTTACTCAACATTTGGTAAGCCGCTTGAAaacaatcaattaaataaataataaataaaaaaaacatttataaaagacAACCAGATACTCAAAGTATTTTCTAAAACCGTTTAGACTTTAAGAacgtaaaaaaataacaactgctgctgctgcagagtcactcacaagGATGTCCGATTGAACAAATAAGTTAGAAGAATGAAGTGAAACTCAAGTGctcaagttggaatgaaaacctgcaggactggaGTTAGCCGGCCCTGCTctggcggtgtgtctcccagcggggttacaggtccctggggttggcggtgtgtctccagcggggttacaggtccttggggttggtggtgtgtctcccagcggggttacaggtccttggggttggcggtgtgtctccagcggggttacaggtccttggggttggcggtgtgtctccagcggggttacaggtccttggggttggcggtgtgtctcccagcggggttacaggtccttggggttggcggtgtagCGAGCAGCTCCCCTCCAGCCCAGCCTGGCTCTGCGGGGGTTCCTTCCAGACTGCAGCTCCCGGTGAGTCAGCATGATGAGCCGGCTGAAACAGGGCCCGCACACGATGTCAGAGacaggggaggagaggagagacagagagacacagagcaggCAGTGCGGCTTCACAGTGCAGCTAGATGTCAAGCGGAGCAAAAAGCACAGCATTacgcagacagggagagagagagaacggggAAGGGATGCGTAACCAGGCACGGGTGCAAACTGCAGATACAGAGAGACAACAGATTGTCAGGAAGATCTTTGTAACGACAGACAGAGGCAGACACACAGTCCAGAGCGAGTGAAAGGAGCGAGCAGTGAAGCGGTCTGGTGTCTCGGGTGAGTTCACTTACTTGATCTGCGAGAGCTCCTCTATGAGTCCGCACACCAGCTCGCTGGCGTCCTCGTAGTCCTGCAGAGACTGGGACCGGGGCTCGGGCATCGCCTCCCTGAAGACAAgaacacagagcagcactgaaACAGCCAGCCAGCCACTGCAGCTGTAAAGCCAGCCAGCCACTGCAGCTGTAACGTCTCCACTGGAGTAGGACACCTAGCATCTAACTGAgacattttaggattgaaacatcatttaaaaaaacaaataaatcaataaataaataaataaatacactatttgaacatcattttgatctgttatttaacatcatgtaatcaaagaaacaacaaaacagtatCCTGAAAataaagtctacctgaagccataatagcagcacagcagcatttcatgttagatttccaaatgtcacatttgtcgtcagtttttcgttaagtacatgggaaaactacaaagcggtgatGTGCAACTCAATATgtgaacgtaacattattcagcaggtttcatccaACTTTACGCAGCAAAATGAGTTCGTTCTATAGGGGGACCACAGCTGTATAGAGGCACCGGGGGCGATCCCCCAGCCTCTGCTGAATGCTTCATTGTAAAACCTTCAGCAGCCTTCTGTTCAAAAAGACGACTTCTAATCTAAACGCTTTCTCACTGGATTTGAGTTTTTCTTTCAGCGTTTCAATGCTAAAGCGCTTCGTAGCGGTTGCTAGTCATGGGGTGAACGCCAGAGAATTACCTTCTGAACAAAAGGACACAAACACTCCATTCAAACACACTAATGGAGAACAGATGTTTGAAAAcgtcccccctccctccctctccgctTACCCCAGTGTGATCTCGTGGAGCTGCGAGTCCGAGATGGAGCCGATGTAGAGAGGCAGCTCCAGGGCAGAACCACCGGACTCTGTCCCAAGGACGGGGAGCGGAGCCAGGAGAGAGCAGGAGTCAGGGAAGCGCTGCAACACACAGGAGATTCTTACAGAGCGATAGAGGTTGCCTGGAAACCATGGCAAACTCAGTGCTATATAATCCTGAGGGGGGGGGAGACTGACTGACTGCTAAAACATCAGGAGAAACTTTAATAAGGGACCATGTTAATATGACTCTGACTGACTGATCCGCTGCCCACAGTAAACGCCGGTCACTCACCTGCGTGGAGCAGCTCTGCAGAAACTCAGAGTCCCACTCGCTGTGATCCTCGCAGCTCTGTGTGGCCCCCGTGTCCTCTCTCTCAGACTCGGGGCTTCCCCGGGCAGCAGCTGGGGTAATGGGGTGGGGTCCCCCCTCCTCTCGATCCTGGGCGGCCGAGGCAGGGTCTGTCTGTCCGCCTGCTCCCTGGAGACTTCCCTCCGCCTCGGTGTGAGTCAGATCAGGGCAGGCTGTCTCAGCGCACACTAGCGCGGTCGTCACCTCCCTcttcccagcagcagcagcagcagcagcactggtgGCAGGCTTGCACCGCCTTGACCGTGCCGCCCCCTTAGCCTTGCGCTGCCCGGCCCCCGCGTCGCTCGAGTCTTCCATCTCCAGCACGGCGAAGCGGGATTCCCAGTCCCTCTCCTCCAGCACGCACGGGTTCACGTACACGGCTGCTGGTTTggattctgctgctgctgctgctgcactggaTGATGACGTTGATAGTTTGTTGTTCTCTGAAAGCTTTATTTGTCCCCAGTcgcttccctctccctctccgaaGCTCTGCGATGCTTTTAACTCTTCCGTCTCGGTTCTGCTCTGTGAATGGCTTTGCTGGGTTTTTCTCATGAAATCCTTCTCGTTCATTTCAGGGCCCGCCTCCTCACTGCCTGGGATTTGCCTGCCTGCTGCCGATTCTGCATCCTCATTCCCGAGCCGGATCCGGGATCGCTCCGCGCAGCTCCGAGGGGACCAGGAGGCGGCAGAGGCACGAGGCGGAGGTGTTGTTCCGGATCCCAGATTCGGGAAAACTTGCGAACCCTTCTTCATCGCGACTCCTCGCCCCTGCCTGGGGATCACCCCTTTGCAGAGCCTCGTAGATTCTTCTCTCTCAGCAAcggaggctgctgctgctggcaggGCAGGGGGCTCTCCGGGGGTTCCGCAGTGGGAATGTGGGGGTGCAGGCTGAGCCCCAGCTTCGTTGCAAGGCTCCGCCACCCCCTTTCCCTGCAGATCGGCCGATGTTTCAGCTTGTGTCTCGGGGTAAGTCTCAACGTGTTTCGGCTTGGCTGACTTGGACTGCTTCCCCCCCTCTGTAAACACAGCCTCCGCGCTCCCTAATAAACAGGCTAGCTCTCCCTGTGGACTACCAGCAACACCACCGCCCTGTGTTTCTGTACCCTCCAACCCCAGAGAGGCTTTTAATCCAGGGGTCCCGCACCCCTCGGGATGGGGTAGGTGCTCCTGCACCCCCTCTCCTGCCCCCCCTTGCTCCGTTACAGTGGGCTGCTGCCTCTCTGGATCTGCCTCctgtctctgctctcccgaaGTGCTGGCTTTGTGGTTCGGCCCCTGCGCTCCCCCGTGACTGTGGAGGGTGGCGTCTCCCTGCCCCGGCCCTTCCCCTACCCCCCTGTGCTG comes from Acipenser ruthenus chromosome 42, fAciRut3.2 maternal haplotype, whole genome shotgun sequence and encodes:
- the LOC131709262 gene encoding break repair meiotic recombinase recruitment factor 1-like isoform X2: MSKRKRQQSAGGKRKGTTKKKKVTQEAASGTVNEESAACGQQAELRCEDDRAAPSSAEERGVAGRSESEGGDGAHKLSPGVKDCFLPLAQNILPGRSSTAGLSCDDDEEDDDDVAQPSAPEDTTSDQHRGVGEGPGQGDATLHSHGGAQGPNHKASTSGEQRQEADPERQQPTVTEQGGAGEGVQEHLPHPEGCGTPGLKASLGLEGTETQGGGVAGSPQGELACLLGSAEAVFTEGGKQSKSAKPKHVETYPETQAETSADLQGKGVAEPCNEAGAQPAPPHSHCGTPGEPPALPAAAASVAEREESTRLCKGVIPRQGRGVAMKKGSQVFPNLGSGTTPPPRASAASWSPRSCAERSRIRLGNEDAESAAGRQIPGSEEAGPEMNEKDFMRKTQQSHSQSRTETEELKASQSFGEGEGSDWGQIKLSENNKLSTSSSSAAAAAAESKPAAVYVNPCVLEERDWESRFAVLEMEDSSDAGAGQRKAKGAARSRRCKPATSAAAAAAAGKREVTTALVCAETACPDLTHTEAEGSLQGAGGQTDPASAAQDREEGGPHPITPAAARGSPESEREDTGATQSCEDHSEWDSEFLQSCSTQRFPDSCSLLAPLPVLGTESGGSALELPLYIGSISDSQLHEITLGEAMPEPRSQSLQDYEDASELVCGLIEELSQINRLIMLTHRELQSGRNPRRARLGWRGAARYTANPKDL
- the LOC131709262 gene encoding break repair meiotic recombinase recruitment factor 1-like isoform X1; this translates as MSKRKRQQSAGGKRKGTTKKKKVTQEAASGTVNEESAACGQQAELRCEDDRAAPSSAEERGVAGSRSESEGGDGAHKLSPGVKDCFLPLAQNILPGRSSTAGLSCDDDEEDDDDVAQPSAPEDTTSDQHRGVGEGPGQGDATLHSHGGAQGPNHKASTSGEQRQEADPERQQPTVTEQGGAGEGVQEHLPHPEGCGTPGLKASLGLEGTETQGGGVAGSPQGELACLLGSAEAVFTEGGKQSKSAKPKHVETYPETQAETSADLQGKGVAEPCNEAGAQPAPPHSHCGTPGEPPALPAAAASVAEREESTRLCKGVIPRQGRGVAMKKGSQVFPNLGSGTTPPPRASAASWSPRSCAERSRIRLGNEDAESAAGRQIPGSEEAGPEMNEKDFMRKTQQSHSQSRTETEELKASQSFGEGEGSDWGQIKLSENNKLSTSSSSAAAAAAESKPAAVYVNPCVLEERDWESRFAVLEMEDSSDAGAGQRKAKGAARSRRCKPATSAAAAAAAGKREVTTALVCAETACPDLTHTEAEGSLQGAGGQTDPASAAQDREEGGPHPITPAAARGSPESEREDTGATQSCEDHSEWDSEFLQSCSTQRFPDSCSLLAPLPVLGTESGGSALELPLYIGSISDSQLHEITLGEAMPEPRSQSLQDYEDASELVCGLIEELSQINRLIMLTHRELQSGRNPRRARLGWRGAARYTANPKDL